One genomic segment of Flagellimonas marinaquae includes these proteins:
- the mdh gene encoding malate dehydrogenase, with translation MKVTVVGAGAVGASCAEYIAMKNFASEVVLLDIKEGYAEGKAMDLMQTASLNGFDTKITGSTSDYGKTANSDIAVITSGIPRKPGMTREELIGINAGIVKTVATSLLEHSPNVTIIVVSNPMDTMTYLVHKATGLPKNRIIGMGGALDSARFKYRLAQALEAPISDVDGMVIGGHSDKGMVPLIGHATRNSVKVSEFLSEEKMNWVVEETKVGGATLTGLLGTSAWYAPGAAVSSLVQAIACDQKKMFPCSSLLEGEYGLNDICIGVPVILGKNGIEKIVEIELSDAEKAKMQESAEGVKKTNGLLEV, from the coding sequence GTTGCGCTGAGTACATAGCAATGAAAAATTTTGCATCGGAAGTAGTTTTATTGGACATCAAAGAAGGGTATGCCGAAGGTAAGGCCATGGATTTGATGCAAACGGCATCATTGAACGGATTTGATACCAAAATTACCGGGTCTACCAGCGATTATGGTAAGACTGCCAATAGCGACATTGCAGTGATCACTTCGGGAATTCCTCGTAAACCTGGTATGACGCGTGAAGAGTTGATAGGTATTAATGCCGGCATTGTGAAAACAGTGGCCACAAGCCTTTTGGAGCACTCCCCTAACGTAACTATTATTGTAGTGAGCAACCCAATGGATACGATGACCTATTTGGTGCACAAAGCAACAGGACTTCCTAAAAATAGAATTATAGGAATGGGTGGAGCTTTGGACAGTGCCCGTTTCAAATATAGATTGGCCCAAGCCTTGGAAGCACCTATTTCAGATGTGGATGGTATGGTGATCGGCGGGCACAGCGATAAAGGAATGGTGCCCTTGATCGGCCATGCTACAAGAAACAGTGTAAAAGTTTCCGAGTTCCTATCCGAAGAAAAAATGAACTGGGTTGTGGAAGAAACCAAAGTTGGAGGTGCTACTTTGACCGGATTGTTGGGTACAAGTGCTTGGTATGCCCCAGGTGCTGCCGTTTCCAGCTTGGTCCAGGCCATTGCATGTGATCAAAAGAAAATGTTCCCTTGCTCATCACTGTTGGAAGGTGAGTACGGACTAAACGATATTTGTATAGGGGTGCCGGTAATCCTAGGTAAAAATGGTATCGAGAAAATTGTAGAGATAGAATTGTCCGATGCCGAAAAGGCCAAAATGCAGGAAAGTGCCGAAGGTGTAAAAAAGACCAACGGACTGCTAGAGGTTTAG